The segment CTGTTGTTTGTTTCTGGGTCACTGTATGGTGATCAtaggaataagtgagtgagtttagttttacaccgcactctgcaatattccagctatattttagtggtctgtaaataatcgagtctggaccagacaatccagtgatcaacaacacgagcatcgacctgcgcaattgggaaccaatgacatgtgtcaaacaagtcagcgagcgtggccacccgatcccattagttgcctcttgtgacaagcgtAGTCACCTTTtctggaaagcatgggttgctgaaagcctattctaccacaGACCTTCACGAGTCCATAGGAATAAGAACATTCTGGGGAATAGGGATTGGAACAGCTCACCTCTGAATGTTATTCTACATACCTGATGCCCTTTCTGCTTTGTACTGTCAGTATCTGCAGAAGTTTTctataaagaaaaaataaaatacacaatttATGAGTTTTTCTTGTGTATTCTATTCACAAGTATCTATAGTGAGGTAAATTAaatggcagtatttcagccatattgtgacaaaaacaagtttcaatttcacaataaattATATGTATAGGTTTAGTCCTGGTAAACCTAAGAATGACATTATGCCCTGCCCCGCCCACCCCAACCCAGCGACCCTTGTCTCTGTTCTTCAAAGCAGTCGTAACAGTATGGTGATACTTAAACACAGATTATAGCACTACAATCACTTTGGGAAATGAGACCCTGATACAGGGAAAAGTTGCAAAGTCTGTAAAGGTTTATAAATGACAAATCAACAATGGGGGTAGTACTGAAAAGACTTTCTGATTGATCGGTTGGTGTTTTACgacacaatcagcaatattccagcaatatgggactggtctgtaaataattaagtctggaccagacaatccagtgatcaacaaagaCTTTCTTAAGTTACTTGTCAATCACTGAGTAGGTATATCAGTGAGACTCCATGTGTGTCAAGCGAGTTTTGATAAGAGTTTCATCTATGGTTTGGAGCAGTTTATAACTTACTTCAAACcatatgagagagtgagtgagagtttagttttacactgcacacagcaatatttcagctatatggcagcagtctggaccagacaattcactgATTAAAAGCAGGAGCATCGCAAATGGGCAATGATGATGTGTTAACAAAGTCACCAAGAATAACCACCTGaccctgttagttgcctctttcaacaagcatgggttactgaatgcCAATATTCCAACCCGGACCTACACGGGTACATAATGCCAAAACAGTTCAAAGATATGCAGGAGTTCTTCAGACATTCAGACtgtgttcataaccagtgcACTAGTACTGTATCTCAGGGGAAATTCAGGGAGTGCTTTCATGTAGATTACAATGGtaacaacaaaaatacacaaaCCTTCACCTGATCCGATGCTGTGGATACACCTGAATCAGAGTTATCAGAGCTCTTCCCATTCATAATTGGAGTTTTAGCTTTCGATTCTGACTCACTAGAACTGTCTGACACTGTGCTACTTGCATCCTTCACTGTCTTGGCTGGAGTAGAGTTATGAGACGTTTTAACACTGGCTTTGGGTGTCTGTTTCTTACCACTGTCTGTATCACTATCTGAACTATCAGAATCAGAGCTGCTATCCTTTGAAGCCTGCTTAACAGGTGTCTTTGTCACCGAGGTAGAAGCCTTCTGCTTAGGCttgtcatcatcactatcactatcagAGTCTGAACTAGAACTGGATTCAGCCTTTTTGCTGACAATTTTCTGTAAAGGTGTGCTTTTAGCAGCAGGGGTGCCTATTGCTCTCTTCAAATTCTTGCCAGTAGGAGTCTTTTTGACATCAGAATCAGAGCTTGAACTGTCAGAACTGGAAGATTCTTGTTTTTTCGGGGCAATATTTGGTGTTGTTTTGCCTTGGGCTGCTCCTTTGGTTGCAGCTGGGCTCTTAGCAGAAGTAGCTATTTTCTTAGTAGCTGCTTTTTTTGTATCCTCATCAGAACTAGAATCAGAATCTGAGCTGCTGGAATCTGCCTTTTTTGGTGTAGCCTTGGCTGCAGCTGGGCTCTTAGCAGGAGTAGCTACTTTCTTAGCAGCTGCTTTTTTCGTATCCTCATCGGAACTAGAATCAGAATCTGAGCTGCTGGAATCTGCCTTTTTTGGTGTAGCCTTGGCTGCAGCAGGGCTCTTAGCAGGAGTAGCTACTTTCTTAGCAGCTGCTTTATTCGTATCCTCATCGGAACTAGAATCAGAATCTGAGCTGCTGGAATCTGCCTTTTTAGGTGTAGCCTTGGCGGCAGCAGGGCTCTTAGCAGGAGTAGCTATTTTCTTCGCAGCAACTTTTTTCGTATCCTCATCGGAACTAGAATCAGAATCTGAGCTGCTAGAGTCTGCCTTTTTAGGTGTAGCCTTGGCTGCAGCTGGGCTCTTAGCAGGAGTAGCTACTTTCTTAGCAGCTGCTTTTTTCGTATCCTCATCGGAACTAGAATCAGAATCTGAGCTGCTGGAATCTGCCTTTTTAGGTGTAGCCTTGGCTGCAGCAGGACTCTTAGCTGGAGCAGCTACTTTCTTAGCAGTTGCTTTTTTCGTATCCTCATCAGAACTAGAATCAGAATCTGAGCTGCTGGAATCTGCCTTTTTAGGTGTAGCCTTGGCTGCAGCAGGGCTCTTAGCAGGAGTAGCTACTTTCTTAGCAGCTGCTTTTTTCGTATCCTCATCGGAACTAGAATAAGAATCTGAGCTGCTGGAATCTGCCTTTTTAGGTGTAGCCTTGGATGCAGCTGGGCTCTTAGCAGAAGTAGCTACCTTCTTAGCAGCTGCTTTTTTCGTATCCTCATCAGAACTAGAATCAGAATCTGAGCTGCTGGAATCTGCCTTTTTTGGTGTACTCTTGGCTGCAGCTGGGCTCTTCGCAGGAGTAGCTACTTTTTTCATATCCTCATCGGAACTAGAATCAGAATCTGAGCTGCTGGAATCTGCCttttttggtgtactcatggctGCAGCAGGGCTCTTAGCAGGAGTAGCTACCTTCTTAGCAGCTGCTTTTTTCGTATCCTCATCAGAACTAGAATCAGAATCTGAGCTGCTGGAATCTGCCTTTTTTGGTGTACTCTTGGCTGCAGCAGGGCTCTTAGCAGGAGTAGCTACCTTCTTAGCAGCCACTTTTTTTGTATCCTCATCAGAACTAGAATCAGAATCTGAGCTGCTGGAATCTGCCTTTTTTGGTGTAGCCTTGGCTGCAGCAGGGCTCTTAGCAGGAGCGGCTACTTTCTTAGCAGGAGTGGCTACCTTCTTTGCTGCTGCTTCTTTCGTATCCTCATCG is part of the Haliotis asinina isolate JCU_RB_2024 chromosome 6, JCU_Hal_asi_v2, whole genome shotgun sequence genome and harbors:
- the LOC137286444 gene encoding nucleolar and coiled-body phosphoprotein 1-like, which translates into the protein MAQADEKAALKYIVYDFLKQSCKDAATYFQKKFNIKGQVTGSPKLEELYTAWQSNHGKRKLSLTAEPKAKKSKPDSSSSDSDSDSDSDEEPQKKAATPTLAKGTPKAGNKRTHESSSSDSSSEEEKKAPSGPVAKVAKKDSGTSDSDSDSDSSTEDKKKAVKATVAKKVAVQKKVPVKKTESSSSDSDSSDDEDEDPKKPVQKKAPASKTATFKQSVVKKGDSSSDDSSSDEDDVPKKVPPKPASKQMTGKKVQAKKAESSSSDSSSGEEAPKSAASNAAIGKKPISVVKKSNKDSSSSESDSSSDEDTKKTPAKKVATAAKSPVAAKNTQKKADSSSSDSDSSSDEDTKQAAAKKVATPAKKVASPAKKVATPAKKVATPAKRPAAAKSTPKKADSSSSDSDSSSDEDTKQAAAKKVATPAKKVAAPAKSPAAAKSTPKKADSSSSDSDSSSDEDTKEAAAKKVATPAKKVAAPAKSPAAAKATPKKADSSSSDSDSSSDEDTKKVAAKKVATPAKSPAAAKSTPKKADSSSSDSDSSSDEDTKKAAAKKVATPAKSPAAAMSTPKKADSSSSDSDSSSDEDMKKVATPAKSPAAAKSTPKKADSSSSDSDSSSDEDTKKAAAKKVATSAKSPAASKATPKKADSSSSDSYSSSDEDTKKAAAKKVATPAKSPAAAKATPKKADSSSSDSDSSSDEDTKKATAKKVAAPAKSPAAAKATPKKADSSSSDSDSSSDEDTKKAAAKKVATPAKSPAAAKATPKKADSSSSDSDSSSDEDTKKVAAKKIATPAKSPAAAKATPKKADSSSSDSDSSSDEDTNKAAAKKVATPAKSPAAAKATPKKADSSSSDSDSSSDEDTKKAAAKKVATPAKSPAAAKATPKKADSSSSDSDSSSDEDTKKAATKKIATSAKSPAATKGAAQGKTTPNIAPKKQESSSSDSSSSDSDVKKTPTGKNLKRAIGTPAAKSTPLQKIVSKKAESSSSSDSDSDSDDDKPKQKASTSVTKTPVKQASKDSSSDSDSSDSDTDSGKKQTPKASVKTSHNSTPAKTVKDASSTVSDSSSESESKAKTPIMNGKSSDNSDSGVSTASDQVKKTSADTDSTKQKGHQRRTSEPFRRVKAEDVHVDAKFANNSFEAKSGAKGSWGEKANKDLKFTKGKSFRHEKTKKKRGSYKGGAIDTNVHSVKFD